The following proteins are encoded in a genomic region of Salminus brasiliensis chromosome 17, fSalBra1.hap2, whole genome shotgun sequence:
- the LOC140538008 gene encoding cortexin-1-like has translation MSDVSTLDYELLSPGPLLAGAPSGPPLAGDAEQRTAFAFVGLLMLFLLFLLVRCFRILLDPYSRMPASSWTDHKEGLERGQFDYALV, from the coding sequence ATGAGCGATGTCTCCACATTGGACTACGAGCTGCTCTCTCCGGGGCCCCTGCTGGCCGGGGCCCCCAGCGGCCCCCCGCTGGCCGGGGACGCAGAGCAGCGGACAGCCTTCGCCTTCGTGGGCCTGCTGATGCTCTTTCTGCTCTTCCTGCTGGTGCGCTGCTTCCGGATCCTCCTGGATCCCTACAGCCGCATGCCCGCCTCCTCCTGGACCGACCACAAAGAGGGCCTGGAGAGGGGCCAGTTCGACTATGCGCTGGTGTAA